The Bacillus carboniphilus genome contains a region encoding:
- a CDS encoding amino acid ABC transporter ATP-binding protein: protein MIVVKDVNKWFGELHVLKDVNLNVKQGEVVVILGPSGSGKSTFIRAINALEEIQKGSIVVDGIELTNDVKAIEEIRKETGMVFQQFNLFPHMTILKNITLAPIWVRKWKKDKAEKIALELLERVGIPEQADKFPGQLSGGQQQRVAIARALAMQPRIMLFDEPTSALDPEMVREVLDVMKTLAESGMTMLVVSHEMGFAREVADRIVLFDHGEIVETGTPEELFDNPQHERTKAFLSQIL, encoded by the coding sequence ATGATTGTTGTAAAGGATGTGAACAAATGGTTTGGAGAGCTTCACGTCTTAAAAGATGTCAATTTAAATGTAAAACAAGGTGAGGTAGTTGTTATTTTAGGTCCTTCGGGATCTGGTAAATCTACGTTTATTAGGGCTATTAATGCACTAGAAGAAATTCAGAAAGGAAGCATTGTTGTTGATGGAATTGAACTAACGAATGATGTGAAGGCCATTGAAGAAATCCGGAAAGAAACGGGGATGGTTTTTCAACAATTTAACTTGTTTCCTCATATGACAATCTTAAAAAATATAACGCTAGCCCCTATTTGGGTTAGAAAGTGGAAAAAAGATAAGGCTGAGAAGATTGCTTTGGAGCTTTTAGAACGAGTAGGAATTCCAGAGCAAGCGGATAAATTTCCTGGGCAACTATCAGGAGGTCAACAGCAACGGGTTGCGATTGCACGAGCGTTAGCGATGCAACCGAGAATCATGCTTTTTGATGAACCGACATCGGCCTTAGACCCAGAAATGGTTCGTGAAGTGCTAGATGTCATGAAAACGTTAGCAGAATCGGGAATGACCATGCTTGTTGTATCCCATGAGATGGGTTTTGCTAGAGAAGTAGCTGACCGCATTGTTTTATTTGATCATGGCGAGATTGTCGAAACGGGAACACCAGAGGAATTGTTCGATAACCCTCAACATGAGCGAACGAAAGCTTTTTTATCACAAATTTTATAG